In Populus nigra chromosome 1, ddPopNigr1.1, whole genome shotgun sequence, one genomic interval encodes:
- the LOC133697201 gene encoding protein WVD2-like 7 isoform X2 has product MGDTTCVMQPFSYAAGISNDAKEGNPTHALGQSISFGRFMSDSLSWEKWSSFSNNRYVEEAEKFSRPGSVAQKKAFFEAHYRNLAARKAAALLEQANAEASNVQEPENEGGIPDKTTQDSLTVATNSQEAGDREEVYVQQVNSEASFVADDNTRTSNVDMERFESSNVEEVEPSAENEILVENCVKIETLNQIVKVDNKEEVKEMELSVSKQMEKPLLKDFMSCKDDAASMSKKKPAVSSSKSSIYDKASKLPSTPAKPAPSVRAKKENTATPISKKSALESVERRKPTPKSTHKSMNFTPAREFNRITSSIIRKIDNSRVGSHSKSSKDCPTPSRTPMMMVSIAESKHPLATPQSEKRRAKTPLHPSTSGSKTVRSKWHFLPKDRNRSQSPSASIPFSFRTEERAARRKEKLEEKFNAYQAQKVQLQVTLKEKAETELKRLRQSLCFKARPLPDFYKQRVAPNNQMEKVPLTHSESPEPGRKMTPSKIRSASQLPQWSSLKNSGSKDAMQKKSDNPRSLASRLKASPHENTSPNIQHE; this is encoded by the exons ATGGGGGACACAACTTGTGTCATGCAACCATTCTCTTACGCCGCAGGCATTTCTAATGACGCCAAAGAG GGGAACCCAACTCATGCGCTTGGACAGTCGATCTCGTTTGGGAGGTTCATGTCAGATTCCTTATCTTGGGAGAAATGGTCAAGCTTCTCTAATAACCGATATGTTGAAGAGGCTGAGAAATTCTCAAGACCTGGCTCAGTTGCGCAGAAAAAGGCTTTCTTTGAAGCACATTATAGGAATCTTGCTGCAAGAAAGGCAGCAGCTTTGCTTGAGCAAGCAAATGCAGAAGCAAGCAATGTGCAGGAGCCTGAAAATGAGGGTGGAATTCCTGATAAGACAACCCAAGATTCACTAACAGTGGCCACAAACTCCCAAGAAGCTGGTGATCGGGAAGAGGTATATGTGCAACAAGTAAATTCTGAAGCAAGTTTTGTTGCTGATGACAATACTCGTACCTCTAATGTTGATATGGAAAGATTTGAAAGCAGCAATGTGGAAGAAGTTGAACCATCAGCCGAAAACGAGATTCTTGTGGAGAATTGTGTTAAGATCGAGACTTTAAACCAGATTGTGAAGGTCGATAACAAGGAGGAGGTTAAAGAAATGGAGCTTAGTGTATCAAAACAAATGGAGAAACCTCTATTAAAG GATTTCATGTCTTGTAAAGATGATGCTGCATCAATGAGCAAGAAGAAACCAGCAGTCTCTTCCTCTAAGTCTTCGATTTATGATAAAGCATCTAAGCTGCCATCCACTCCAGCTAAACCTGCACCTTCAGTTCGtgcgaaaaaagaaaacactgctACTCCAATCAGCAAGAAGTCTGCATTAGAGTCAGTGGAAAGAAGAAAACCAACTCCAAAATCAACTCATAAGTCGATGAACTTCACTCCTGCCAGAGAATTTAATAGAATCACTTCATCAATTATCAGGAAGATTGATAATTCTAGAGTTGGTTCTCATTCTAAGTCATCTAAAGATTGCCCAACTCCTTCAAGAACTCCAATGATGATG GTGTCTATTGCAGAATCAAAGCATCCTTTAGCCACCCCTCAGTCAGAAAAAAGAAG GGCAAAAACACCTCTTCACCCCTCGACATCAGGAAGCAAAACAGTTCGCTCAAAATGGCATTTCCTTCCAAAAGA CAGAAACAGATCTCAGTCCCCAAGTGCATCTATTCCCTTCAGCTTCAGGACTGAAGAAAGAGCTGCAAGAAGAAAGGAG AAGCTGGAAGAAAAATTCAATGCCTATCAGGCACAAAAAGTGCAGCTACAAGTAACACTCAAG GAAAAAGCAGAAACAGAACTTAAAAGACTGCGACAAAGCCTTTGCTTCAAGGCCAGGCCGCTACCTGATTTTTATAAACAGAGAGTAGCACCAAACAATCAGATGGAAAAG GTTCCACTGACTCATTCTGAATCACCTGAGCCTGGAAGAAAAATGACTCCCAGCAAGATACGGAGCGCCTCTCAACTTCCTCAATGGTCTTCACTCAAGAACAGTGGTTCCAAAGATGCAATGCAAAAGAAAAGTGATAACCCACGTTCTCTAGCTTCACGACTCAAAGCAAGTCCTCATGAGAATACATCTCCAAATATTCAGCATGAATGA
- the LOC133697201 gene encoding protein WVD2-like 7 isoform X3, producing the protein MGDTTCVMQPFSYAAGISNDAKEGNPTHALGQSISFGRFMSDSLSWEKWSSFSNNRYVEEAEKFSRPGSVAQKKAFFEAHYRNLAARKAAALLEQANAEASNVQEPENEGGIPDKTTQDSLTVATNSQEAGDREEVYVQQVNSEASFVADDNTRTSNVDMERFESSNVEEVEPSAENEILVENCVKIETLNQIVKVDNKEEVKEMELSVSKQMEKPLLKDFMSCKDDAASMSKKKPAVSSSKSSIYDKASKLPSTPAKPAPSVRAKKENTATPISKKSALESVERRKPTPKSTHKSMNFTPAREFNRITSSIIRKIDNSRVGSHSKSSKDCPTPSRTPMMMVSIAESKHPLATPQSEKRRAKTPLHPSTSGSKTVRSKWHFLPKENRSQSPSASIPFSFRTEERAARRKEKLEEKFNAYQAQKVQLQVTLKEKAETELKRLRQSLCFKARPLPDFYKQRVAPNNQMEKVPLTHSESPEPGRKMTPSKIRSASQLPQWSSLKNSGSKDAMQKKSDNPRSLASRLKASPHENTSPNIQHE; encoded by the exons ATGGGGGACACAACTTGTGTCATGCAACCATTCTCTTACGCCGCAGGCATTTCTAATGACGCCAAAGAG GGGAACCCAACTCATGCGCTTGGACAGTCGATCTCGTTTGGGAGGTTCATGTCAGATTCCTTATCTTGGGAGAAATGGTCAAGCTTCTCTAATAACCGATATGTTGAAGAGGCTGAGAAATTCTCAAGACCTGGCTCAGTTGCGCAGAAAAAGGCTTTCTTTGAAGCACATTATAGGAATCTTGCTGCAAGAAAGGCAGCAGCTTTGCTTGAGCAAGCAAATGCAGAAGCAAGCAATGTGCAGGAGCCTGAAAATGAGGGTGGAATTCCTGATAAGACAACCCAAGATTCACTAACAGTGGCCACAAACTCCCAAGAAGCTGGTGATCGGGAAGAGGTATATGTGCAACAAGTAAATTCTGAAGCAAGTTTTGTTGCTGATGACAATACTCGTACCTCTAATGTTGATATGGAAAGATTTGAAAGCAGCAATGTGGAAGAAGTTGAACCATCAGCCGAAAACGAGATTCTTGTGGAGAATTGTGTTAAGATCGAGACTTTAAACCAGATTGTGAAGGTCGATAACAAGGAGGAGGTTAAAGAAATGGAGCTTAGTGTATCAAAACAAATGGAGAAACCTCTATTAAAG GATTTCATGTCTTGTAAAGATGATGCTGCATCAATGAGCAAGAAGAAACCAGCAGTCTCTTCCTCTAAGTCTTCGATTTATGATAAAGCATCTAAGCTGCCATCCACTCCAGCTAAACCTGCACCTTCAGTTCGtgcgaaaaaagaaaacactgctACTCCAATCAGCAAGAAGTCTGCATTAGAGTCAGTGGAAAGAAGAAAACCAACTCCAAAATCAACTCATAAGTCGATGAACTTCACTCCTGCCAGAGAATTTAATAGAATCACTTCATCAATTATCAGGAAGATTGATAATTCTAGAGTTGGTTCTCATTCTAAGTCATCTAAAGATTGCCCAACTCCTTCAAGAACTCCAATGATGATG GTGTCTATTGCAGAATCAAAGCATCCTTTAGCCACCCCTCAGTCAGAAAAAAGAAG GGCAAAAACACCTCTTCACCCCTCGACATCAGGAAGCAAAACAGTTCGCTCAAAATGGCATTTCCTTCCAAAAGA AAACAGATCTCAGTCCCCAAGTGCATCTATTCCCTTCAGCTTCAGGACTGAAGAAAGAGCTGCAAGAAGAAAGGAG AAGCTGGAAGAAAAATTCAATGCCTATCAGGCACAAAAAGTGCAGCTACAAGTAACACTCAAG GAAAAAGCAGAAACAGAACTTAAAAGACTGCGACAAAGCCTTTGCTTCAAGGCCAGGCCGCTACCTGATTTTTATAAACAGAGAGTAGCACCAAACAATCAGATGGAAAAG GTTCCACTGACTCATTCTGAATCACCTGAGCCTGGAAGAAAAATGACTCCCAGCAAGATACGGAGCGCCTCTCAACTTCCTCAATGGTCTTCACTCAAGAACAGTGGTTCCAAAGATGCAATGCAAAAGAAAAGTGATAACCCACGTTCTCTAGCTTCACGACTCAAAGCAAGTCCTCATGAGAATACATCTCCAAATATTCAGCATGAATGA
- the LOC133697201 gene encoding protein WVD2-like 7 isoform X1, whose amino-acid sequence MGDTTCVMQPFSYAAGISNDAKEGNPTHALGQSISFGRFMSDSLSWEKWSSFSNNRYVEEAEKFSRPGSVAQKKAFFEAHYRNLAARKAAALLEQANAEASNVQEPENEGGIPDKTTQDSLTVATNSQEAGDREEVYVQQVNSEASFVADDNTRTSNVDMERFESSNVEEVEPSAENEILVENCVKIETLNQIVKVDNKEEVKEMELSVSKQMEKPLLKDFMSCKDDAASMSKKKPAVSSSKSSIYDKASKLPSTPAKPAPSVRAKKENTATPISKKSALESVERRKPTPKSTHKSMNFTPAREFNRITSSIIRKIDNSRVGSHSKSSKDCPTPSRTPMMMVSIAESKHPLATPQSEKRRAKTPLHPSTSGSKTVRSKWHFLPKDCSMFMTSSRNRSQSPSASIPFSFRTEERAARRKEKLEEKFNAYQAQKVQLQVTLKEKAETELKRLRQSLCFKARPLPDFYKQRVAPNNQMEKVPLTHSESPEPGRKMTPSKIRSASQLPQWSSLKNSGSKDAMQKKSDNPRSLASRLKASPHENTSPNIQHE is encoded by the exons ATGGGGGACACAACTTGTGTCATGCAACCATTCTCTTACGCCGCAGGCATTTCTAATGACGCCAAAGAG GGGAACCCAACTCATGCGCTTGGACAGTCGATCTCGTTTGGGAGGTTCATGTCAGATTCCTTATCTTGGGAGAAATGGTCAAGCTTCTCTAATAACCGATATGTTGAAGAGGCTGAGAAATTCTCAAGACCTGGCTCAGTTGCGCAGAAAAAGGCTTTCTTTGAAGCACATTATAGGAATCTTGCTGCAAGAAAGGCAGCAGCTTTGCTTGAGCAAGCAAATGCAGAAGCAAGCAATGTGCAGGAGCCTGAAAATGAGGGTGGAATTCCTGATAAGACAACCCAAGATTCACTAACAGTGGCCACAAACTCCCAAGAAGCTGGTGATCGGGAAGAGGTATATGTGCAACAAGTAAATTCTGAAGCAAGTTTTGTTGCTGATGACAATACTCGTACCTCTAATGTTGATATGGAAAGATTTGAAAGCAGCAATGTGGAAGAAGTTGAACCATCAGCCGAAAACGAGATTCTTGTGGAGAATTGTGTTAAGATCGAGACTTTAAACCAGATTGTGAAGGTCGATAACAAGGAGGAGGTTAAAGAAATGGAGCTTAGTGTATCAAAACAAATGGAGAAACCTCTATTAAAG GATTTCATGTCTTGTAAAGATGATGCTGCATCAATGAGCAAGAAGAAACCAGCAGTCTCTTCCTCTAAGTCTTCGATTTATGATAAAGCATCTAAGCTGCCATCCACTCCAGCTAAACCTGCACCTTCAGTTCGtgcgaaaaaagaaaacactgctACTCCAATCAGCAAGAAGTCTGCATTAGAGTCAGTGGAAAGAAGAAAACCAACTCCAAAATCAACTCATAAGTCGATGAACTTCACTCCTGCCAGAGAATTTAATAGAATCACTTCATCAATTATCAGGAAGATTGATAATTCTAGAGTTGGTTCTCATTCTAAGTCATCTAAAGATTGCCCAACTCCTTCAAGAACTCCAATGATGATG GTGTCTATTGCAGAATCAAAGCATCCTTTAGCCACCCCTCAGTCAGAAAAAAGAAG GGCAAAAACACCTCTTCACCCCTCGACATCAGGAAGCAAAACAGTTCGCTCAAAATGGCATTTCCTTCCAAAAGA TTGTTCAATGTTTATGACTTCCAGCAGAAACAGATCTCAGTCCCCAAGTGCATCTATTCCCTTCAGCTTCAGGACTGAAGAAAGAGCTGCAAGAAGAAAGGAG AAGCTGGAAGAAAAATTCAATGCCTATCAGGCACAAAAAGTGCAGCTACAAGTAACACTCAAG GAAAAAGCAGAAACAGAACTTAAAAGACTGCGACAAAGCCTTTGCTTCAAGGCCAGGCCGCTACCTGATTTTTATAAACAGAGAGTAGCACCAAACAATCAGATGGAAAAG GTTCCACTGACTCATTCTGAATCACCTGAGCCTGGAAGAAAAATGACTCCCAGCAAGATACGGAGCGCCTCTCAACTTCCTCAATGGTCTTCACTCAAGAACAGTGGTTCCAAAGATGCAATGCAAAAGAAAAGTGATAACCCACGTTCTCTAGCTTCACGACTCAAAGCAAGTCCTCATGAGAATACATCTCCAAATATTCAGCATGAATGA
- the LOC133680904 gene encoding uncharacterized protein LOC133680904, producing MRREGRPHGMVRAYAVLPPPWNPKPGGDRKFNKFDTPTTAGLFTKVSSKPTNHSKFTGKCGKPRCLECHLQPCCKAKHKAKGSHKVKSQDVLSNSNAQFLAWRVVNGRHGSNLSGFSATGMLNHLASTGDHDYADEVLDDSGHENDQEFVDDDDENYIGDRVNIKNIEEEDGMSYCDVGFEVDLAEGDEDWCLVAEKA from the coding sequence ATGAGAAGAGAGGGGCGGCCACATGGAATGGTTAGGGCCTATGCAGTCTTGCCACCTCCATGGAACCCTAAACCTGGAGGAGACAGAAAGTTCAACAAGTTTGATACACCCACAACAGCCGGATTGTTCACCAAGGTCTCATCAAAGCCCACAAACCACTCCAAATTCACAGGGAAATGCGGTAAGCCACGGTGCTTAGAATGTCACCTGCAACCATGTTGCAAGGCCAAGCACAAAGCCAAAGGATCCCATAAGGTAAAATCACAAGATGTTTTGTCTAATTCCAATGCTCAGTTTCTTGCTTGGCGGGTTGTGAATGGCCGGCATGGCTCGAATCTTTCTGGGTTTTCTGCCACGGGGATGTTGAACCATTTGGCCAGTACTGGTGACCATGACTATGCAGATGAAGTACTTGATGATTCGGGACATGAGAATGATCAAGAGTTTGTTGATGATGACGATGAGAATTATATTGGTGATCGTGTTAATATCAAGaacattgaagaagaagatggtatGAGTTACTGTGATGTGGGATTTGAGGTGGACCTAGCTGAAGGAGATGAAGATTGGTGTTTGGTGGCAGAGAAGGCATGA